The nucleotide window GGACCATTTTTATGATACGTTTATGGTGCTTTTACATCCTTATTTGAACTTGGAATCTTCAGCCCTGATTAACTGCAACTGCATGGGCAAAGAAAAGACAAAACTGGAACTTTCTTCcaaattttgcattttgtgtttcaGGGAAGAAATGCAGTCATAAGGCTTGGAACAATATGATGGGAGTAAATTAAAGATTTTACTTGACAAAGGCTGTAAGGACTAAAATTGGTTATAAAGATCAGGTAATTGCTCCCACGCCAACACAGCCTATCCAAATTACTGCAGACAACAAAGATggttaaagaaatgaataaaatacagtttattaTAGTCAGTTAGTTTCTTCAGAAATTAGAAGTTGAAAAAGCTTTTCTACAAAAGTGGGAAGGGGTTCGTTCCAAAACTTAAAGATGCAATCAATGATATTCATTAAGGTTTGCATTCTGAACTAAACATCTGGCCGTAAGACACTACCACTGAGTGAGTTGACATGTGCAACAAGACACGATCAGAAATCAGTGCCTATTCACAAAGAAATCATGAAAACAATTTGGTTTAGGTCTTGGCATAATGCAGGCTTATTAATCAACTGCATCATACACGCTTATTTACAATTATATCGCGCACAATATATTGTAGCCAGAATGGTATTAACCAACATTACCAATCAATTTCAAATTAACTTAATTTTGTGCTATTGCAGATAAACCTTAAACtccaattttaaacatttattgtcTTAATGTCTAATTTTACTTGAAAAACTTATCAAGGTAAATTATGAAGACTATAATCTCTAGATcggtgcaaaataataataataaaaaaaaaactcttgagaCCCAACCATTAAAATTGGCAGATTCTTATGATTTCACCATTTACTAACAGATTTGGTTCATTAATTGCTCACTGGAATGTTTTAAATTACTGacaatttttgccatttttaaagttcacatttaattaaatccaATCTCAGTCCTTCCCCAGAAGAATCAAAGACAATTTGAATGTTACTAATTAGTAGGAAACAAACATGATCTGATGGATCACGAACAAACAGTACATCTTAAAGTAAAGGATTAGGTGACAAGAAAGGAGGTCACATTAAAAAGTGTCCAACTCTTAAAGAAAAGGAACATCAGACACCACAAAGGACGACACCAGAGAACATTAAAACACTGATGGGGTGAGAAGATTGTTAGAAAGTGTTACATTCACTGATTGCACTAGTGACACCTTGCAATTTTGACAAGAACCAATTGAAATGCCTTTTAAAGTATGAGATACACTGAACATACAAATCTTATCCTCTTAGTGATTATGGCTTTATCTATAACACAAGGTATGAAGACTGTCAGGCCAAACGTACCTCGAGCGCAGATGAAACACCAGCCTACGTTTACAGGTGAGGAAAAGTGTCCGTTCTTCCTGGAACTGGAGTGGTTGCTACATATGATGATGTGGGGTGTTATTAACACACTGCCAGCCGCCACACAGCCGTCTCCTGTGTGATACGCCACCGGACAGCGGATACATCTCATCATACGGCCTaaacaggaagagagagaaaaaaagaaaccgCTCTGAAATTGCGTCTGTAAGATACAAAGCTAAAGTCGATCTTCTATATATCTACCTTTGCCAGCTTTGTGAAGGTCTCTGTCGAGGCAGCATGTGGCACAGCTGTGCTGAGGGCAGCGGAGGCCTCTAGTATCAGTGCTGGTGCCAGTGTACTTGCGGGCACATGTTTCGTGATAATAGCGGCCACAACTGTTCACCGAGCACCGCTTCACATCACCTTCCACAACCTTGCAGGAGAAACAAGGGTGGGAACCTGGAAGAAGAGAGGGCGACAAAACAGATTAGACCGAACAGGAACTGAAATtagaacaaacaaaaagacaaaaatacatgACACAATGTTAAAAAACGAACCCAATtcattttcttataaaaaaaaaattcacacgtTACAGGCCAATTTTTTGAGTGTTATATATTTGGTAACAGCTTTTAAAAAGTTACCACAAATCAGATGTAGTGgtagaaatgaaatgaaataggaGAAGAATACCTATTTAATTCAGTTAACTGAATAATTCTGTATAACCATTTAGGAGCAATAGTGTGTAATAATTAGCGCTGGGCAATTAGCGCatctgttatttaaaataatattccaTATCGATTCTCAAAAGCATCGAATTGATATTTTTTCCagtatttatttcagcaaacatttaaaaaaagatctgATTATCTTATCATTagtcttaaacaaaaaaaaatattttggatgcgattaaccacaattaatcgtttgacagcgataattaaaactatattcactgaatgtaataaagattttttttaattgcataaagAATCGAATCAAGAGTTTGCGAATCGAAATGGAATCGGGACATCTGAATGGAGACCTGGCTCACCTGTCTTACACTCCTGACACAGTTGTTCTCCATCTGTTCCACTGTTGGATCCAATACACTCTGGATGAAACAGTCTGTTACAATCTCCCTCACAGCTCACCAAAGAATCCCCGAATGTTTCACAGACCTAAGACATTGACAGAAGAACCACAACAACAGATTATTACATAACAACAATACCTGAGAGAGTCAGACAATATCAGTACTGTTACGATGAATGCTGATCTGCTGTAACCATAAAAATTACACTTATTCAAGCAAAGACACAATACATTTATCAAAGACAATATAGACTTTTACATCGTGTCAaatagaattacattttaaataaacgctgttatTTTGCACTTTCTATTTGTGAAAAAttcttggtttccacaaaaatattattcaacactgataattataattatatatgctACTTTAGCATCAAATAATCAGCCTaaactaatggctgctgaaaattcagctttgccagcacaggaataaattacattttgaaatatatttacatttaattatttaaatttttaatactatttcacaaaattaccGATTTGACTATTtatcaaaacttttgaacagcattgTATCCAATGTCatcaaatataatgttatataaaccCAGCGTTTATAGAGCTTACGTGGCAGACTGTGTCCTTTTTTGAGGAACTTCCTCCTTGACGGGACAGGCTGGAGTCCACGGACTGGGCGTCAGATCCGTCAGCATCTACTGTAGCAGGACTGTCCGAGCGCTTCCCAAATCCAGTCTGCGAGGGATGCAAATGAATGCAAAAATCTGACTTTACAAACAGAGTCCATTTGGCTACAAAatctgcattttaaattaatctgTCATAACAATTGTAGAACCCAATGAGGAGTGTATGGCTAAGGCgtcaaccaaaaaaaaattctgattggCCTGGCTGTATTGTTGCGTGTAGTCTGACCTGTGGATCATTGAGGCCTCTAGAGTCAGAGTCAGAAGTGTCTCTGTACAGTGAGCTGGCCATCTCCACATCAGTAGATGCTCTGCTGCGTTTCTTCAGTGGTTTACACGAGTCTGAGATCTCGCTGGCACCTACAGGATTCCAGTAGCATTAACACGGAGTTACTGATCTGAAATTACTGAATACTTAAATTAATTTATGggctaaataataatttaaaacataaccCCAAAAAAATGACATCTAAGAAAACCTTTCAGATAAATGTAAATTTCATCTTGCAGTGTGTCAAGCACCTTTTTGCGACCCTGTTTTGAAATCCATTTGAGGTGCAGCTTCAGCCTGTGGGGAAAAACCAAAAACTTTTATAAGATGTTTCCTTCTTATCTGACAACTTTGCATAATTGACTCATTCATTAAGACATTCATAAAGACTTGTGTGATTCACTGTAAATTACTGTAGACTGGATGCATTACGGTGATATTTtagtatgtttattattttaaattggctttcatttttctaatttcttatttcatttaaaatttcgTTAACAttctaatatttttgtgtgtgcgtctcatttatttaatttatatttaaacgcGTCTATGCAGATTTGAATAATTTCAAGATTTAGGTATTTTAGTGGATCaagataaactaaataaaaatgacaaatgtcgCTTTggtaactagctgaaataaaatattttatttttatttttatatttcattgtttactttaattaaattaattgaaatatcTTTATGTTTTATATTCAGTTAACTGTAACCCTGATGCATATTatgaagaggagaaaaaaaaaaaaaaaaaaacatgggcaAATACACTAAATCATTATGTCATTTTCATGCTGGTATTTCTGTGCAAAAAAACACGTTATCtgtgctaatatatatatttaccttcAACTGCATCTTAACATCCCGGCACCTTTTTGTGCAAGTTTGGTCAATTGCAGACTGTGTTTTATTAACAATAGACATTACACAAActgaaatttgtttaaaagtgaaactctTTTTTTCCATCATGGCATTagaaataataaagtatatacaAAACTCGTTGTTTAAAGAGACGATTCATGTGTGGTAAAGTGATGCTGAATGGTATATCAGAGTCTGCTATATTCTTCACAAGTAAGCATTCAGAATTGGCCCCCAAGATGAGGATTCTGTGATGTGCAAATATCATTTTGCACAAGTATATAATAACAGGTTTGCACGGTAATTAGATTTGGATAAATACTTTAGCGAATCAGGTGCTAAAATTATGCAGGCAGCAGGTTCAGTTAATTTAGTGAATTCTACCCTCCAGTTTGTTGGATTCATCACTGTTAAATTATTGTGTGCTCTACCTGTTCTTTCTTCACTTTCTTTTTTGGCACTGGTTCCACACTCTTCTCCGAATCAGAACGGCTTCGCACAGACCGGCGCTGCTGCTTTCGCTCTGATATCACAGACACAGAAGACGCTTTCACAGATTAGATTTATACTGCAAAGCACATCTGAACACCGTTGCAAAAGGGAGTTTACCTCTGGTGAATAACTCTGTGTTTGCGCTTATATATACCTGTGGATTGCTCAGTGCTCTCCTGGTCACTCCAGGCTGAGGGAGACACCGCTCGCTCTTCTTCACTGGAACACGTCTCTGCTTCTGCCTTATCACTGGAGCCCTTTGTGGGGTACATAGagaagcattatatatatatatatatataaaaaaaaaacacataccaaCAGCTGCCTGGCAGAAAAGGTGCAATTTATTCTCAAGCTGCATGCATAAAGAGAGAGAGCAGAGTCCTAATTTTAGGTTAGCTTAATACAGCTGTAATCTTAGTAATTAACTTCAGGCAGTAAGCTATAATAGCTTAACATGTACATTTACCAAACTAAATGCATTATAAGGGATAAATTAATTTCAGAGATTTTTTGGTGACATTAATCCTACCTGTCCTGCTTGGTATTATGCAGCATAGTTATCATCTAGTCAGCATACCCTGCTTTAAATGAGTCAGACAGGGAAGCTGGCTAATACTGTGAAATGTGAGTGCAAAAATATACGTTTGCAACAATACTAAATACACTCCTATACGATTAGTACACTATTTACACTAGGAAGCAAATAGCATCcagtgtcattttattatttttgtaccaTTGtagtatttatgaatattttcagttttattgtacttttgttgtgcttgtcatttttattcgtttttttttttttgtttttagatatttctatttctctttttactacggttttagtttgagtaattttagtaattcaacttattttatttcagttagtacaCTTCTAGCTTTCCCAAGTTTAAGTTATTCCATctaatatttctgttattttctcAGCTTTGTGTTAATTTAAGTTATCACTTGTAACAACACATCTGTAGCAGCAGTAAATTTCAGCAATTTTAATTAAGCAAAGTCAGCGAAACTCCATTTGATCAatttcattaaacattttactACATTGTATAGAGAGTCACTTGTGGGCAGCtacatttgtgatctgagaaatagTAGCTACTAAAACAAAACGATATTTCAGAATTTCTTTGATTAAGCTTTTCTTTACAAAACTGTCATGACGGTGATCGATGCTGCAGTTACACTGCGATACACAGATACACACGCCCTTAAGTtcactagcatttttttttttttttttacctcaggtGACTGAACCTGATCGCTGGGCCTCTCCTCACTCTCCATCTTCTTAGGTAAGTCCAAATTTTGCTTTGGGAGCTGCCAATCACATTTGATGATCTCCACGTTTAGTTTCTTCATAGTAATGGAGAGTGGGAGGAGCTTGCGGGCTGCGGCGGTCTTCCAGGGTGTCCTGACTGGAGGTGGGGAGGGTTCCTCAGGGTGGGGGTCAGGTTTTGCAGGGCTGTGGGGCTGCTCTTGGTCCATATCATCCTCTCCCTGATTGGGAGATGATGTTTCTCCACTACTATTGATGCTGCACTGCCTTCGTGGCTGCTGTCGACGAGGTATGGGCTCTTCTTTTGCCCCAGCACTGCCTTTATAGCGTCTCTGCTTGCGTTCAGTGCGGTTTTTAGTGATCGCCCTAGGTAGGCTCACGGTGTCATCAgcaggagcagcagcaggagcAGCAGTGGCACTGGGTTCCTTGTCAATGTAGATGAAGGTGTAGTTCTCATTGCGTTCTTCTCGTGTCATCTGCAGAGCGGCTTCTGCGTGACCCACACCCACTTCCCATTGGGCACGCTCCTTCTGGGACTGAGGCTTCAGCagctttaaaacaaataaaccagAGAATAAGTAATCAGAAATGTCCACAGAAAGATGGTCACCAGATTTGAAAGGGTACAGCAGGATACCTTTTGTTTCTCAGTTGGGTTGGTTGCTTTTCGGAGTGTTTCTGCTTGCAAATCCTCAAACTGGCTCTCGCCCTTGTACACCACCGTTCTCTTCTCATGGATCCAAGCCCTCTCAGGGACACTTCCAAAGAACTGTACATGGTATTCCTTAACACCTACCAAGAACCATAGAAGCAAGTTATTAGAAACATACATTTGAAGCAAGAGAGTACAAATACCAGCTTAAAGCTGGaatacacaacaaaattaccCATTAACTGTTTCCTGACTAGCAACATGGATCAGATATTGTGAAAATTTAATGTACGATGCACAATTTTTCCTCTTTAAGGCTGCGTGTCTACCAAAGTGTTTTTAGCTCTGCTAAGAAAGCACAGCTGTGagctagggctgtgcaattaatcaaaatgaaatcTCAAAAGGCAATAAACTGCGATTAGGCAGaagctgcgattgtcatgcgcatctttcagtgaagcacagttctgtgatcagtaggAAATATCCATCCAAAGAAATCCAGGAAATGGCTATcgcagctgaataaacagaagatttaactacTTTCACTGATTCAGCATGACTAATTAACACAGAAACTATGGCAATAAATGGTTTATCGGAGttcttattattagaattttcatCATAATAAAGTATATCTATAATAATGCTAATCAACATAGCCTTAATAACTGCTTAGTACAACAAAATATTGTGTGCCTTAatagtaaatacataaatactcgAAGACAAGACAATATTAACTTCATTGTTGTTCAGGCGTAGAACAAACAGGGTGTGATAGTTGGCGTATATTAGTCCCGCCCCTCCTtcactgtgattggttagctgactGAAAAGTGAGAGTGATGAACGCATCGTTttacccaaagatgaaaattcttCAACTCTCTgcgctgagaaaaaaaaaacacccgaacgttcagcacaaaaaaaaaaaaaaaatgctcagcaCTTGGCATGGtcctggcatttaaaaaaataaaaagtagaatATTTAGAACAATTGAAAAAACACGCCACCCTTGgggaaaaaaatgctttgttggaCATGTGGCCTAAATGTTTTCAAAGCCAACAAGTGCATAACATCTAGAGTTTTGAAAACTGCTCTGATTTTAAATATCGTCAAGCGTATTCCAGCAATAATTTTACACACTTATAGTAGATGAATTACCTCTTTTATTAAGTCGTATATGAACATTTGACTGAGGGTCTGACGACACCATGCACGGCCACCAAGGAAACGTCCCAACCTTTGCCCACACCAAGTCCCCGATCTCATACTCTTGACAAGAGCCGGTGCTAGTGATGACCGAAGGAAAGTGATTTTCAACCTAAACAAGAACACAAGATGGTCTTGGATGAACACGAACTGATCAGATCTCATCAACCAGAAATTCTCTCCGCTTTTCCACATCTTCTGAAGTGAAAAGGGCTACAAACATATGAAGAATATCAAACTCACTTTCTGTTCCTTCAGTTCTGCTTTGGGGCTTTTGAGGGTCAAAGAAGGTTGCTCTTCTCTGAATGCGACATGACCTTCGTTGAGCTGTGAGGAGTTTTGAACCACCCCTGACCGCTCCTCTACTTTGCATGGCTGCTGGCTCTCTTCTTCTTGACAAGCACCATGTCTGCTGCTtctctttttcctcttttctttcttttgctcaTTTCTTCTGGAAGTCTCGCCGGCCTGAATCTCTTGCAGCAGATCCCCGCACAGTGAGGACTCGAACAGCTCCCTGCCGTTCTGGTAGGTCTTAATGATCTTTATTTTGATCTCTGGGGAGCTGGTCTTTTTGGGAGTGTTGGTGGGATTGGAGACTGAGCTCTCTTGAGGTGAAAGGAGGGGCGGTGAAGAGGGCAAGAGCAATGGAGGAGGGGGTGGCAAGACTTGAGGCATTAGGTGAGAAGCTGGAGGCGGGTGATGGTGGTGAGGTAACAGTGGTGGGTTTTGTGGATGGTGTTGCTGCTGCtgatggtggtggtgatggtggtgaGGAGGATGATGAGACTGGTGGTGATGATGGGGATGAGGTGGAGGTGAGATGTGGCTTGGAGGTTTCTCCTGGACCACTGGTGGTCTCAATACAGTGCCTTCACCAAGCAGCAAACCGTGATCCCCATAGTTTCGTATGGCTCCGTAGCCATTAGCTGAGCCATTGGGGAACTGTGAGTACAAGGCAAACTTGGCCTGTTGCTCATAGGTACCTACGCCTGTCGGGTAGCCGTTTGTAATGACTGGGAGGTCTTCAGCAGGGTAAGGAAAGCCTGACTCCAAAGGAGACTCAAAGTTTTGCTGTCCTCCATCATCTCCTGGGTCACTGATGGCTTCATAGACATCCTCCTGTCTGATGTTAGCGGAGTCAATAAGCTGAGGGGGTTGCTGAATTGTGTTTCCCATGATCCCTTGCATGAAAGAGAAGGAGAAATCCATTGTTCTGCTCCAGCATCCTTAAGTTTCCCTTTTTCTTACAGGGCCTGCTTAGATATTGAGGAAAAAAAGATAGACTGTGTTTATGACAACAAAAAAACCTCATTTGatcacatttgttaaaaaaagtgcTCACTGCAATAATAGCTTTGCATTTGTGTATAAAAAATGGGTTAAAAATGTGATTAATACTCAATTGCACAATGCACAAATGAGTTTGAGGTTTGCAGTACTTCTGCAATGCTGCAAATCTCCCTCCAAGGGGATAAATTAAGTTTAGTCCACTCCAAGTTAAGCCAACTTTCCCTAATTCTTGAGAGGAAACTTCATGCCAAAATTTAGACTGAAATTACACAGCCTTGCTGGATAGGATATTTAGTCAGAATCTAGCATGTTAAATGCCATGTTCCTCATATAACACCCCCTCTCCCTTATGACAACAATGCATGCTTTATCTCAGTTTCTATTTcattgaataatatttttaatttttagtttctCTCCCTTTAATTACAAGTATGCCAGCTGGttaataaaatacatgtttgCCATCAAAGCAGTGTTTATTTGGTCTATTTTGCTTGTTTCGTCTGTCTAGtaagagaaaatgtaaaaacagcCGTTAAAGCCTTTCATTTAGCACATGAACCACATCACTCAATGCCACGAAACAACAAACGACTGTTTCTAAACcaactaatataataaaatgtttcatgtcAAAGAAACAAACCTGCAGTGGCCAGCAGCTGGCTAATATTAGCCTGCTAGCCTTTTCTGGATAACGAAACATACCTGATATAATCATATTatcatatataaacacatacaacTTAATGAAAATTCTATATGGCCAACGAATAAACAAAATTAAGCTATCGTGTAGTTAAAAAACAGATCTTGTTTCCCCAACAGCCTTGTAAAGCGGACCCGTGTAATGTCGCTGCATTCTATGAAAGGCGGCGTTAGCGGATGTGCTAATGTGTGTACACGGGGAAACACCGACGCACGTAACGTTATTGCTAAGGTTTATCACCATGGAATTTTCCAAACAAACATTGTGTTTCCAAATGGTATGTTTCGCGGTAGATTGGATCATGCGGAGGACCACAAAAACTGAAGAAGTAAATGCGAACATGCCAATATGGCTGCCCGTGCCCCTTTAAATCAAATTGGCCAGATTACATTTCCATCAGGAAACGGTGTGATGAAAACCACTGCTCTGTTGTTATCAAAACCAGAAAATCATGCAGCGCTTGTTTAGGATTCAACGCGATATTATGGAACGAAGCAGAATAAAATAGCGTCTGTACCTTCAGCGTGTTCCATTCTaaacaaatacaccaaataaactGGATCCCCGCTGCAgttaacataaatatatcaacACAAAGACCTATGACTCCACGTTTCTTAGATCTAATCCGGTGTATGGAAAATAAAATTGGGGCTAGATCAGTCGTATGTCGATCCCCATGACAGGACGTGTGGCTGTAGAATAGGGAGAGGCCCCGTTTTTTTGCGGGATGCTCCTGCAGACCCGGGGAAATTTGGCTcccatatattttattatagccGTCTCCCTCCCTCTAGCTTTAACAAAAGCCCTTCTGCTTGAGGCCTGTGTCTCAGCGCCAAAATAAGGTCTCCCCCATTGGCTGTGCTGCATGATGTGAGGGGCATGTTGGGACGagtagttttttcttcttcttataatTACAACATAATGAAAACAATATTGACATTAAATCATAAGATGTGATCAATGCATTACAGAAGATAATTATAGTTATATACATACTTATTGTATTATATAtgcatacaataaaaacaatgtatttatgaaacaaataattttaaaatgtaattttacattttactttgacTACGTAAAAAACAACATCATTATTGTGTTTtccaaaattagtaaaaaaaaactacttctaccacgaaataacaaaattatatatatatatatatatatatatatatatatatatatatatatatatatatatatatgtttgtaaaattaaaaataaaaacaatattttatatggATAAAGCTAGATAAAATTAAAGATAGATGATATAGAAAGAAAAAACTATTGTCTAACCCACATTAATATACtcttttaaaatgtgctttattccCTATACGAGGCCTACAGAAATAATAATTACTAGTGTAATATTACagcaattgtttaattattctgGGCGTTTCATAAACAGTatatttcagtaaaaatgtaaataagaacAAAACAATGTTATCAGGGTATGTGTTCCTTCCCTGTGGATCTCAAGCGaagttaaaatgaataatagCGCCATCGTCTGAACAAGTACCTAATAACAGCCATATAAAACGCCTTGCTAGTCCGCCGCTGTTCTGGGCACTGTGATTTTGACTGTTGCCATGACAATTCTGAGTTACAACTGAACTGAGATCAGTAGGTGTGGAGGATCATCTGCCATCATCATCACGGATGAGGTCATGGGAAGTTCCACTGTCCGGCCAGTCCAGCGGATTGGCCAGCGTCACTAGTGCGTATAGCTCGCTCATTGGCTTATATGGCTGTCATTCACGCCTCACCCGTTATCGGATGATCCTCCAGTAGTACAGTCTGAGGCACCGGAGGCAACCTGACAGTCTGTtccaaaaaacaacaatacatcaCCACGGATGTATTAACTTATATCCCCTTTAGATTTAAACCTTACGAGCGACATAACATCGTGAATGGAGTATATCATCCCGCAAAAGGTCAGTTTTTCACCCGTACCATCGCCTCCGAGGAAATTTGATCCTCAGCTGCAGGAGGAGCGCCGTCGTGCCGGATATTTTTCTCCACTGACACCATATCCAATGAATACAGCCTAACAGCCGTCATACCGCGCGGACACGGGCCTTTTCCACAGGTTGGTAACGTTAGATGTTTAACCGTCTTTCAAGTTGTTAAATACCAGATATGTTTTTAAGATTTGTCTCGAATCTCGATCCTTTGGCTTTCATCTGTTGCTTCTTAACCGTTTAACCACCGCTCGCTGTTAGCAGTAACTTACATAaatgaaagtaaaacaaaataactttCCGATTGTTTTTCGATGTCGTTTCGACTATATCCGTAGAAAAGCCTCTGTAATAGATGTAAAGTTGTGCTGGTATCGAAAGCAGATGTTTTCAGATGGTGTAACGTTATATCCGCGGCCTCTACTGTGGCCTTCTGCGCCTGTCAGTAGAAACTTCACTGTTTTGACTTACTCGCAACACTTTTATACAACAATTTAGacgtttaaaaagtttaaacttTCGATGACTTATAATAAAAAGTGGATACTGTAGTTTATGTTTACCTACGCATAAAATAAAGTGATAGCACTTTAATAATTAAGAGGTCTGTGTCATAATGGCCTCTACTATGATATATCGTTAACTTTTAAACAATCTACTTGTTGCAATTTGAGGCAAACTTTCGGGTGAAATGAAACGTTCCTTTTAATTGTCGTTAAATATGGCCTATGACTTTGACAGGTCTCCGTGTTTGTGTTCTGTTTTAGCAACGCAAGCGGCGAAGATAAGCACGTGAGTCAGTGTGTGCGCGTGCTCGCGACCGGCCTCATCCGTGACGAGCGCGCTTTCCTATTCATCAACACATGTTCTTTTACGTACATAATAACAAATAGAAGTTCAACAAATATGCACAACAAATAACACCACTTATTCCTCAAAAATACATGtgtatctgtatttgtttgtgaatctGTATACATTATTCATATTAGTACATATTAGGATTAGTCACCAAAAATCCTCAGTTTAATCAGATTTTATAAGTCTCTAATATGTGTAAATCTAATTGCACCACAGGTACATAACATTGCATCTATTTTTCTTTACAGGACACGAAAATGGCAGTTTTTAGCTCACAGGTGCTTCTAGCTGTAACGAGATCAAGGTGAGCTCATAGTCCAAGTTACTGgtgcaaaaatttacattttcatccaGCTCAATATATTatgttcaaaatattatttgattaaaatataaatttttcataataatattgtGCAGTGTTCCCTGGTTACAATGCTTCGTGGAGGTTTAAAAAAATCGAAATGGCAAGCTTGTAATTTTGTGCTTTAATATTGTAAATACTCTCCTTATCAAAGCTCAAGGTTCTGGTTTTCTTCCAGGGGATCCTACTTACTTTCTAAAAGACACGGTTGTGCTTCACTCTCGTCGACTGCATGTATACGCTACCATTCAGAGTTCATCAGCCAGGTGGCCATCACAGACAGGTGTCCCAGGCCGCTGTACCC belongs to Carassius gibelio isolate Cgi1373 ecotype wild population from Czech Republic chromosome B10, carGib1.2-hapl.c, whole genome shotgun sequence and includes:
- the LOC127966832 gene encoding histone-lysine N-methyltransferase NSD3 isoform X1; the protein is MDFSFSFMQGIMGNTIQQPPQLIDSANIRQEDVYEAISDPGDDGGQQNFESPLESGFPYPAEDLPVITNGYPTGVGTYEQQAKFALYSQFPNGSANGYGAIRNYGDHGLLLGEGTVLRPPVVQEKPPSHISPPPHPHHHHQSHHPPHHHHHHHQQQQHHPQNPPLLPHHHHPPPASHLMPQVLPPPPPLLLPSSPPLLSPQESSVSNPTNTPKKTSSPEIKIKIIKTYQNGRELFESSLCGDLLQEIQAGETSRRNEQKKEKRKKRSSRHGACQEEESQQPCKVEERSGVVQNSSQLNEGHVAFREEQPSLTLKSPKAELKEQKVENHFPSVITSTGSCQEYEIGDLVWAKVGTFPWWPCMVSSDPQSNVHIRLNKRGVKEYHVQFFGSVPERAWIHEKRTVVYKGESQFEDLQAETLRKATNPTEKQKLLKPQSQKERAQWEVGVGHAEAALQMTREERNENYTFIYIDKEPSATAAPAAAPADDTVSLPRAITKNRTERKQRRYKGSAGAKEEPIPRRQQPRRQCSINSSGETSSPNQGEDDMDQEQPHSPAKPDPHPEEPSPPPVRTPWKTAAARKLLPLSITMKKLNVEIIKCDWQLPKQNLDLPKKMESEERPSDQVQSPEGSSDKAEAETCSSEEERAVSPSAWSDQESTEQSTERKQQRRSVRSRSDSEKSVEPVPKKKVKKEQAEAAPQMDFKTGSQKGASEISDSCKPLKKRSRASTDVEMASSLYRDTSDSDSRGLNDPQTGFGKRSDSPATVDADGSDAQSVDSSLSRQGGSSSKKDTVCHVCETFGDSLVSCEGDCNRLFHPECIGSNSGTDGEQLCQECKTGSHPCFSCKVVEGDVKRCSVNSCGRYYHETCARKYTGTSTDTRGLRCPQHSCATCCLDRDLHKAGKGRMMRCIRCPVAYHTGDGCVAAGSVLITPHIIICSNHSSSRKNGHFSSPVNVGWCFICARGLLVHDRTDTILSSYTFKSHYLLTESNRAELMKLPMIPSSSSATKKNIGKGGRLLCCEACPASFHPECLKMEMPEGTWLCGECRAGKKPHYKQIVWVKLGNYRWWPAEICNPRLVPSNIQTLKHDIGDFPVFFFGSHDYYWINQGRVFPYVESDKNFAEGQVGINKTFKKALEEAAKRFQELKAHRETKEALEQERNSRRPPPYKLIKSNKPVGKVQVHVADLSEIPRCNCKPTDERPCSQDSQCLNRMLQYECHPQVCPAGDRCHNQCFSKRLYPDTEVIKTTGRGWGLKTKQDLKKGDFVMEYVGELIDSEECKQRIRHANENHLTNFYMLTLTKDRVIDAGPKGNLSRFMNHSCSPNCETQKWTINGDVRIGLFTLCDIAADTELTFNYNLDCLGNGRTSCHCGSENCSGFLGVKPKSAVVMEREEKVRNAKLKPKKRKLKAESKQTHEYYCYSCGEGGELVMCDKKDCPKAYHLLCLNLTKPPYGRWECPWHQCSVCQRTAASFCHFCPASFCREHERGQLVVSALDNRTCCSNHDPQRPLGPQASPSQVAVKKEPLEAEEEGDGNEEEDDDDEGGEGE